The nucleotide sequence TCGCAGACTGCTCCTATCCTACAGCACGCAAGATCGTGAAGACATTCATTGAGCTGCACATCATGCGTCGAACTGACTTGGAAGGACGGTCAGCATTAGCTATTAATCCCCTGTATTCTCTCAACGGGAAGACAGCAGAAGCGTGGCTCCTGCACCTATTTAGCCAGGAGATCACAGAGGCAGGAGAAGACCCAAATTTGGACTAGGGGGGTCGCCAGTAGCCAACTGCCAGCTAAAGCATGAGGCTCTAAGCTTCAACCCCATTTTTTACGGTGAAACAATACATATACTTTTCCGCTTGAATAGTAGTCGTTTGATTACACCTACAAAATATGGCATCAGCCCAACAGCATCAAGGCATCCAGCAATTTAGTGGCTGGCAATATTCTTTATTCTTACTTTATTGCCACGAAGGAGCTAACAGCATGGATATACGTAAAATACCAGTCTCTAAAATCAACTCAGCCCCTTATAATCCACGGGTCGATTTGCAACCCGGCGACCCCGAATACGAGAAGCTGAAACGATCCATTCAAGAGTTTGGATACGTCGAGCCACTGGTTTGGAATAAGCAAACAGGTAATCTAGTCGGCGGGCACCAACGCTTTAAAATCCTTGTAGAGCAAGGAACTACTGAAATAGAAGTTTCTGTTGTGTCCTTGGATGAAATCCAAGAAAAGGTTTTGAATGTTGCGTTGAACAAGATCAGCGGTGATTGGGACACAGACGCTCTCACGCAATTGCTTGTTGAATTACAGCAGGAAGGGGGAGACATTGGCTTATCGGGCCTTGATGATGTAGACCTCAAGCAAATGGTCGGAGAGATCGAGATACCAAATTTCGAAGCTGGCACAGCAGAGGACCAAGGGGATCTAGGTGTATTGAGTTCGAAGTTGGTTACTTGCCCGCATTTCGGGGAGGAATTCGAGCGTGATTGAATTTGAAAGTCGATTGGGCGACACATGGGGCTACGAGATTTGCTTGCGAGAATTTTCACTTTAGCCGCAGTTTGCCAGCAGGAAAATCGGTGAAGGTGGGAGCATGGGAGAATGGCCAATTTATCGGGGATGTTATTTTCAGCCGGGGAGCGACGAACTACATCGGTTCACCCTAGGGTTTATCGCAGCGCGAATGCTGTGAGTTGACGCGAGTTGCTCTGACAATGCACCAATCGTTTGTATCGGAGATTTTCGCTAAGGCTATCAGATTCCTGAAAAAACAGTCTCCAAAGGTTGAACTGATTGTCATCTATGCCGCCGATGTTGAACATAATCATCACGGTGGGATTTATCAGGTAACCAACTGGATTTATGAAGGTAAAACGAATGGTGAGCACTATTTCATCATCAAAGGGAAGAAAACTCATCCAAAGTCGATTCACTCTAAATATGGTACTGGCAGTCAATGAATCGAATGGATTAGGAGAAATCTTGATGCCGATGCAGAGTTGTATTACACGGTAGGAAAGCCTAAGTACCTGATGCCACTAAGCAAGAAGATTCGGCGCAAAAATCTTGCCTTTGCACAAACCTTATCCAAAATAAAAAGGGAGACGCGTCAACGTCCTCCTTCACCCGGGTCACCCCCGGCTGAGATAGCGATACCTGCGGCCGCAGTTGTCTTCACTCGCTATCTCGTTTTCCATTTTACAGGAAAGCCGAGGGTGCCACAATGAAAACAACTAGAGAACAGTCTTCTCCTGAATCTATTGACCTTCTATTGCAATATCAAATCGAAGTAATGGAAGGCATCATGGAATCGAAAGACCAATACAGGAAAGTCGTGAAAGCAGCCATTGCAAAGTGGGTTAAGGACTTCCAAGCAGGCAAAAT is from Brevibacillus brevis and encodes:
- a CDS encoding ParB N-terminal domain-containing protein; this encodes MDIRKIPVSKINSAPYNPRVDLQPGDPEYEKLKRSIQEFGYVEPLVWNKQTGNLVGGHQRFKILVEQGTTEIEVSVVSLDEIQEKVLNVALNKISGDWDTDALTQLLVELQQEGGDIGLSGLDDVDLKQMVGEIEIPNFEAGTAEDQGDLGVLSSKLVTCPHFGEEFERD